The nucleotide window GCTGAGGAGGTCCCTGGGCGCCAGGCGCGGTCATATCCGGATCCAGTTCATGGCCGAGGCTCTGGTGCTGTCCTTCACCGGAGGGATCCTGGGCTGCCTCATCGGCATCGCGGTATCAGGGGGGATGGCTGCGCTGCGCGGCTGGCCCTTGGCCATACCGCCCCTGGCGATCGTGGCGGGACTGGGGATCACGGTGGTCGTCGGCGCACTGGCGGGTGCCTACCCGGCGGCGCGGGCCGCCCGCACGCCACCGACCGCCGCGCTCAGCGCGCCCTGACAGGACGCCCTGACAGGGACCAGTGGCACCCAGAGCCAGGGCAGTGGCCCGGGCCTCCTGAGCGGCTCGGGAGGCCCGGGCAGCACTGCGGGGTGCGGCCGATCCGGATCGGCCGCACCCCGCAGATGGGTGCCCTCATCTCAGGTGGGCGGCGCCAGTGCGCTGCCCGACAGGCTCAGGCCTTGAAGCGGGGGAAGGCGTCGGCGCCGGCGTAGACGGCGGCCTCGCCCAGGGCCTCCTCGATGCGCAGCAGCTGGTTGTACTTGTTGATGCGCTCGCCGCGGGCGGGGGCACCGGTCTTGATCTGGCCGGAGTTGGTGGCCACGGCCAGGTCGGCGATGGTGACGTCCTCGGTCTCACCGGAGCGGTGGGAGGTCATGGACTTGTAGCCGGCGCGGTGGGCCAGCTCCACGGCCTCCAGGGTCTCGGTCAGGGAGCCGATCTGGTTGACCTTGACCAGCAGGGCGTTGGCGGCGCCCATCTCGATGCCCTTGGCCAGGCGCTCGGGGTTGGTGACGAAGAAGTCGTCGCCCACGATCTGGACGCGGTCGCCGATCTTGTCGGTCAGGGCCTTCCAGTCATCCCACTCGTCCTCCGAGAGCGGGTCCTCGATGGAGACGATCGGGAAGTCGGTGATGAGCTTCTCGTAGTAGTCGACCATCCAGGCGTTGTCGCGGGCCTCGCCCTCGAAGCTGTAGGTCTTGGTCTTCTCGTCGAAGAACTCGGTGGAGGCCACGTCCATGGCCAGGGCGATGTCCTTGCCGGGGGTGTAGCCGGCCTTCTCGATGGCCTCGACGATGAGCTCGAGAGCCTCGCGGTTGGAGTCCAGGTTGGGGGCGAAGCCGCCCTCGTCGCCCAGGCCGGTGGACAGCCCGCGCTCCTTGACCACGGCCTTGAGGGCGTGGTAGACCTCCGCGCCCCAGCGCAGGGCCTCGCGGAAGGTGGGGGCGCCGATGGGGGCGATCATGAACTCCTGGATGTCCACATTGGAGTCGGCGTGGGAGCCGCCGTTGAGGATGTTCATCATGGGCACGGGAAGGACGTGGGCGCCGGGGCCGCCGACGTACTGGAAGAGGTCGAGGCCGGCGGACTCGGCCGAGGCCTGCGCGGCCGCCAGGGAGACGCCCAGGATGGCGTTGGCGCCGAGCTTGCCCTTGTTGGGGGTGCCGTCCAGGTCGATCATGAGCTTGTCCAGGCCGCGCTGGTCAGCGGCGTCGTAGCCGATGATCTCGGGAGCGATGATGTCGTTGACATTGGCCACGGCCTTCTCCACGCCCTTGGCGAGGTAGCGGCCCTTGTCGCCGTCGCGCAGCTCGACGGCCTCGAAGGCGCCGGTGGAGGCGCCGGAGGGGACGGCGGCGCGAGCAGAAGCACCGTCCTCCAGGAGGATCTCGACCTCCAGGGTGGGATTGCCACGGGAGTCGAGGATCTCGCGGGCGTGAACGTTCTCGATGAGGGCCACTTGGTGCTCCTAATGCTGAGTAGATCCGGAAAGCGCTCCCAGCCTAGCGGCAGGCGCCCGGGTCCACGAGGGCGTTGGTCCTGCCGGACTCATTGTTCACGCCCGGCGAGAAAGCGGGCGCCCGACGACGACGCCCACCGCCTCCCGCCGCTCCCCGCTCCTCCTCGCAAGACTCCCCCCCCGCACCCGCCCGATTCCCGGCTGCTATGCTCGAGCGCGACCCTCAGGACAGGAATGGGGGCGGGCCGGCGGCCTCGGCGCACAGGCCCTCTCCGTCCCCGGCCGCTGAGCCGAAGAGACCCTCTCGATCCGGAGTGTGGAGGACATGATGACCCGCTCGCCCCTGCGTTCCCGCCTGACCCGCGCCGTCGTGGGCGCGCTCATCGCCGGAGCGGCGCTGGCGGGCTGCTCGGCCCACCCCGGGCAGGCGGCGGTCATCACCTACACCGACTCCCAGGGGCAGCGCCAGCAGCTCCGCCTGAGCGAGGACCGCATCCAGGGCATCGTCTCCGAGCTCGGCCCCCTGGGGGCCGGCGCCGACCAGGTGGTCCAGATCCTCAGCGATGCGCCCTTCGTCGAGGATGCGGCCCAGGCCCACGGCCTGTCGGTCAGCGCCCAGGAGGCGCGCGAGACTCTGGATGCGGCCCAGGCCCAGGCGCCGGCGGGCGCGACGGTGGATTCCGCGTCCCTGTCCGAGGGCGCCGTGGATGTCCTGCGCATCTCCCTGCTCAGCGGCAAGCTCTCCGAGCTCCCCGAGGCCCAGCAGATCCAGGCCCAGTACCAGGCCTGGCGCGCCTCCTCGCAGGTGGCCTACGCGCCGCGCTACCAGAGCCAGTCGCGCCCCTGGATCCTGGGCGGCGGCCCCAGTCTGCTCCAGGGCTGATCGGCCGGGTCCCGCGCGCCCCTGCCGCCCTCCGAGACAGGAAGGGCGGCGTCCCCGGCCAGCACCAGCCGCAGCCTCTCCTGGGACCGGCCCTCACCCCGTCATCGGGGCAGGTCGGCCGGCTCGCCCCGATCCTCGTGACCCCGCTCCTGGGCCCGCAGCTCCTGCCACAGGTCGATCCAGCGCGCCACCACGGCGTGGGCGCTGAAGGAGCGGCCATGCTCGTAGGCCCGCCGGCCCGCCTGCGCGCGGGCCTCGTCGTCGCTCATGAGGCGGCTCAGCGCCTGGGCCAGGGCCTGCCGGTCGCCCTGGGGCACCAGGGGGGCGCCTGCCCCCATGGCCAGGCGCATCCCGGGGGTGGAGTCGTAGGCGAGCGTCGGCACGCCGGCCATATTGGCCTCCAGGATGGACATGGACAGGCCCTCGGAGCGCGAGGGCAGCGCGTGGATGGCGGCGCCCTGGAGGACCGGGCCGACATCGTCGACCGTGCCGCACAGCTCGATGTCGCCCCGGGCCCGGGCGGCGTGCTCGCGCAGCGCGCCCTCCTGGGGGCCGCCGCCGTAGATCCGCAGGCGCCAGTCCTCGGGGGCGGCCTGCTCGAAGGCGTCGATGAGGTGGTCGATCTGCTTGCCGCTGGACAGGCGGCCGAGGTAGACCACTGTGCGCGAGCCCCTGACGTCGGCCCGGCCGCCGGCCTCGGGGGCGGGGTTGGGCAGGAAGACGGCGGGGATGCCCCGGTCCTGGAGCCGGCGGGCGCCCTCGGGGGTCAGGGCGGTGATGGTGCGCGAGACAGTGGAGGCCCCGCGCACCAGGGCCCACTGGGCCGGGGTGAGGGCCTCGACGTCGGCGTGGACCTGGGAGACCAGGATGCGGGGGCGCACCCCGGCCCGATCCAGCAGGCGCACGGCGTCGAGCCCCGCGCCGATGACCAGCGCCTCGGGGCCCCAGTGGCGCGCCAGCCGGCGCAGGCGGGCCGAGGCCACCGGCCACCACAGGGCGGTCAGGGCGTGGCGCAGGGGCTTGAGCACCGCCTTGGAGCGCTCGAAGCCCGCCATGGCGGAGGTGTAGCGCCGCCCCGGCAGGGCGGTGATGACTCGGTGGCGCTGGGCCAGGTCGGGGTCGCAGGGGCCGAAGCACAGGATGTCGATCTCGATCCCCTCCTGGCGCATCTGCCCGGCCAGCAGGTCCACGCAGGAGACGATGCCGTTGGGGCGGTGCAGGTCGTCGATGACGACGACGACCCGGGGCGGGAGGGGTCGCGGGGCGGTGGTGCTCACCGGGTCACTCTAGGACCTGCACCGCGGACCGGGCGGCTGCGGGCGAGCCCGCGGCCCAACCGCCGCGCCCTGGCCGCCCCTCCCGGCTGCCCGTCCTGCCGTCACTCCCCGCCGCCCGGCCCGTGACGGCCCACGGCACTCACCTCCGGCGGTAGGCGGTGGCCTCGGTCTCGTAGGCGGCATCTCCGGCGACGACGGCGCGCAGGAGCACCTCGGCCCAGCGCAGCACCTCCTGGCCACTGAGCCCGCCCCCGCCCATGCGGGCGGTCCCGGGGGCGGGGACCACGATGGTGCGGGTGGCGGGCTTGAGGGTGGTGCCAGGGTAGAGGCGGGTCAGGCGCATGCGGGCGGACTCGGCCAGGTCCACCGGCGCGAAGCGCACGGACTTGCCCTGGGCCACGATCTCGCGCACGCCCAGGCCCGCGGCCAGGGCCCGCAGGCGCGCCAGGGCCGCCAGGTGCTCGGTGGCCTGGGGCAGGGGCCCGTAGCGGTCGATGAGCTCCTCGACGACGTCGTCGACCTCGGCATCGGAGCGGGCGGCGGCGAACTTGGTGTAGGCCTCCAGGCGCAGCCGCTCGTGGGGGATGTAGTCCTCGGGCACGGTGGCATCCACCGGCAGCTCCACGCGCAGCTCGGCATCCGGGTCCTCCTCGGGGCCCGGGGCGCCGTCCTGCCCCTGGGCCGCCAGGGACTTCTTGTAGGCGGCCACGGCCTCGGAGACCATGCGCACGTACAGGTCGAAGCCCACCCCGGCGATGTGCCCGGACTGCTCCCCGCCCAGGAGGTTGCCCGAGCCGCGGATCTCCAGGTCCTTCATGGCCACCTGCATCCCGGCCCCCAGGTCGGTGTTGGTGGCGATGGTGCGCAGGCGCTCCAGGGAGGTCTCGGTCAGGGGCTTGTCGGAGGGGTAGAGGAAGTAGGCGTAGGCGCGCTCGCGCCCGCGCCCCACGCGCCCGCGCAGCTGGTGGAGCTGGCTCAGGCCCATGCGGTCGGCGCGGTCGACGATGAGGGTGTTGGCGTTGGACACGTCCAGGCCGGTCTCCACGATGGTGGTGCACACCAGGACGTCGATCTCCTTGCGCCAGAAGGCGTCGATGACCTGCTCCAGGCGGTGCTCGCCCATCTGGCCGTGGGCGGTGGCCACGCGCGCCTCGGGGACGAGCTCGGCCAGGCGCGCGGCGGTGGACTCGATGTCCTCGACCCGGTTGTGAACGAAGAAGACCTGGCCCTCGCGCAGCAGCTCGCGGCGGATGGCGGCCGAGACCTGCTTGGTCTCGTAGGCGCCCACGTAGGTCAGGATGGGGTGGCGGTCCTCGGGGGGCGTGGCCAGGGTGGACATCTCCCGCAGGCCGGTGACCGCCATCTCCAGGGTCCGGGGGATGGGGGTGGCGGACATGGACAGCACATCGACGTCGGTGCGCAGTGCGGTGAGGGTCTCCTTGTGCTCCACCCCGAAGCGCTGCTCCTCGTCGATGACCACCAGGCCCAGGTCCTTGAAGCGCACCTGCCCGGTGATGAGGCGGTGGGTGCCCACGACGACGTCGATGCTGCCGGCGGCCAGCCCCTGGAGGACCTTCTCGGACTCGGCGGCGTCCTGGAAGCGGGAGAGTTGGGCCACGGTGACGGGGAAGCCGGCATAGCGCTCGGTGAAGGTCTCGGCGTGCTGGGCCACCAGGAGGGTGGTGGGCACCAGGACGGCCACCTGCTTGCCGTCCTGGACGGCCTTGAAGGCGGCTCGCACCGCGATCTCGGTCTTGCCGTAGCCGACGTCGCCGCACACGAGGCGGTCCATCGGCTGGGGCTTCTCCATGTCGGCCTTGACCTCGTCGATGGTGGAGAGCTGGTCGGGGGTCTCGGTGTAGGGGAAGGCCTCCTCCAGCTCGGCCTGCCAGGGCGTGTCGGGGCTGAAGGCGTGGCCCTGGGCGGCGGAGCGGGCGGCGTAGAGGCGCACGAGCTCCCCGGCGATCTCGCGCACGGCCTTGCGGGCGCGGGACTTGGTCTTGGCCCAGTCGGCCCCGCCCATCCGGTTGAGGGCGGGGTTGTCCCCACCCACGTACTTGGTCACCTGGTCCAGGGCGTCGGTGGGCACCAGGAGGCGGTCACCGGGCTGGCCCCGCTTGGAGGGGGCGTACTCGATGACGAGGTACTCGCGGGTGGCCGCACTGCGGGCGGTGCCCACGGTGCGGCGGCTGAGCTCGATGAAGCGCCCCACCCCGTGCTGGGCGTGGACCACCAGGTCCCCGGCGCGCAGGGACAGGGGGTCCACGCTGCGGCGGGTGCGGCGGGCGGGCAGGGCGCGGGCCTCGCGGGGGCTGGCGGGGGCCCGTCCGGTGAGGTCGGACTCGGCGATGAGGGCCAGGCCCAGTCCCTCGGCCACGAAGCCGTGGCCGGCACTGGCCTGGGTCACGCGCACGACGCCGTCGCCGCGCCCCCCACCGGCATCGTCGGGACCGTCGGTGCTCTGCGCGGCCTCGGGGGCCGGGCACAGCTCGGCGGTCTCGCTCAGCTGGGTGACGATGCGGGCCGGCACATCGCCATCGGCCAGGAGCTGGGCCATGCGGCGCCCAGGACCGGGGCCGTCGGTGGCCACCACGACGCTCCACCGGCGGCGGGCCATCTCGCCCAGGTCGCGCACGGCGGCCTCCAGCTCACCGCGGTAGGCGCGGGGGTCGCGCAGGGGCAGCTGGAGGGTGTCGGGGCCGGCGGCCAAGGCGGTGAAGGACCACCAGCCCCGATTGGTCGACAGTGCCAGGGCGCGGGCCTCGGCCAGGTGGGCGAAGGCGGCGGCGGACAGGTCGAGCGGCACGGTGCCGCCACTGGCGGCCGAGGTCCAGGCGGCGGCCAGGAACTCGGCGGTGGTGGCGGTCAGGTCCTCGGCGCGCTTGCGCACCCGCTCGGGCTCCAGCAGGACCACGAGCCGGTCCCCCACGAGGTCGAGCAGGGGCACCATGGACTCCACCAGGACCGGTGCCAGGGACTCCATGCCCTCCACGGCGATCCCCTGGGAGATGCGCTCCAGCATGTCGGCGGCCCCGGGGACCGCCCCGGCCAGGGCGCGGGCGCGCTCGCGCACCTGGGGGGTGAGGACCAGCTCGCGGCAGGCGGTGGCGCTGACGGCGGGCAGGGCCTCGATGGTGCGCTGGTCGGCCACGGCGAAGGAGGAGACCTCGTCGATCTCGTCGCCGAAGAAGTCCACGCGCACGGGGCGGGGCTCGGTGGGCGGGAAGAGGTCGAGGATGCCACCGCGCACCGCGTACTGGCCGCGGGTCTCGACCATGTCCACCCGGGTGTAGGCGGCGGCCTCCAGGCGGGCGGCGACCTCCTCCAGCCCGATCCCCATCCCGGGGGCCAGGTCGATGGGCTCCAGCTCGCCCAGGCCGGCGATGACGGGCGCCAGGAGCGCGCGCACCGGGACCACCAGGACCCGGATGGGGCCGCGCCCACTGAGCCCACTGCGCCCGGCCGGCCCGGCACTGGCGTCCTGGGCGTCCTCGGGGTGGGCCAGGCGGCGCAGGACGGCCAGGCGGCGCGCCACGGTGTCCGAGCGGGGGGAGAGCCGCTCGTGGGGCAGGGTCTCCCAGGCGGGCATGACGGCGATGTCGTCGTCGGGCAGGTAGCTGCGCAGGGCGGCGGCGGTCTCATCGGCCTCGCGCCCAGTGGCGGTGACCACGAGCAGGGGCGTGCCACTGGTCTCGCCGGCCGTCTCATCCTCCGACGGCGCCGGGCCCGACGACGGCGCGGGGGGCGCAGGCGCGGCGCCCGGACTTCCGGCCTGCGCCACGCCGTCGGCGCCCAGGGCCATGGCGGCCAGGATGGCGGGGCGGGCACCGGGTGCCACGACGAGGGTCCGATCGGTGCGGGCCCGCGAGCCCGCCTGGCGCACGGCGCGGTCGATGAGGGGGTCGTCGAGCAGTGGGGGCAGGAGGGCAGTCAGGCGCACGGGCGCGAGTCTAGGGGCTGGGGGCGGCGTCGCGGGCACCTGCCGGACCCTGGCAGCGGCCCCCGGGGCGGCTGGGCACCGCGAGCGGCGGTCCGCCCCGCTCCCGGCTGCCCGGCGCAGGAGTGGGGCGGACCGCCGCTGCTGTTCAATCGGAGGACGCCGGGCGCCCCGGCGTCAATCCGTGCCCCGCCGTTGTCAGCCGGCCTTCACGGAGCCCACGGAGGTGTCCCCGGTGATCGTGGCCGTCCCGACCCCGGGCAGGGAGCCGGTGTGCGTGGCGATCAGCTGGGGGGTCTCGGCGCCGATGACCTGATTGCCGCTGACGTTGAGGTTGGTGATGCTGCCGATGAGCGTCTGCTTCTGGTCGGGCCCCGCCGAGACCTCGGCGCCCACGTAGACCACGGGGACCCTCGCCGTGCCGGGGGTCAGGACGTTGCCGGTGACCGAGACCTGATCCAGCGCGCCACGGCCGCCGTTGTAGGCCACGGCGGAGCCGTCCACGGGGCTGGGGATCGAGCCGCTG belongs to Actinomyces capricornis and includes:
- the mfd gene encoding transcription-repair coupling factor; its protein translation is MRLTALLPPLLDDPLIDRAVRQAGSRARTDRTLVVAPGARPAILAAMALGADGVAQAGSPGAAPAPPAPSSGPAPSEDETAGETSGTPLLVVTATGREADETAAALRSYLPDDDIAVMPAWETLPHERLSPRSDTVARRLAVLRRLAHPEDAQDASAGPAGRSGLSGRGPIRVLVVPVRALLAPVIAGLGELEPIDLAPGMGIGLEEVAARLEAAAYTRVDMVETRGQYAVRGGILDLFPPTEPRPVRVDFFGDEIDEVSSFAVADQRTIEALPAVSATACRELVLTPQVRERARALAGAVPGAADMLERISQGIAVEGMESLAPVLVESMVPLLDLVGDRLVVLLEPERVRKRAEDLTATTAEFLAAAWTSAASGGTVPLDLSAAAFAHLAEARALALSTNRGWWSFTALAAGPDTLQLPLRDPRAYRGELEAAVRDLGEMARRRWSVVVATDGPGPGRRMAQLLADGDVPARIVTQLSETAELCPAPEAAQSTDGPDDAGGGRGDGVVRVTQASAGHGFVAEGLGLALIAESDLTGRAPASPREARALPARRTRRSVDPLSLRAGDLVVHAQHGVGRFIELSRRTVGTARSAATREYLVIEYAPSKRGQPGDRLLVPTDALDQVTKYVGGDNPALNRMGGADWAKTKSRARKAVREIAGELVRLYAARSAAQGHAFSPDTPWQAELEEAFPYTETPDQLSTIDEVKADMEKPQPMDRLVCGDVGYGKTEIAVRAAFKAVQDGKQVAVLVPTTLLVAQHAETFTERYAGFPVTVAQLSRFQDAAESEKVLQGLAAGSIDVVVGTHRLITGQVRFKDLGLVVIDEEQRFGVEHKETLTALRTDVDVLSMSATPIPRTLEMAVTGLREMSTLATPPEDRHPILTYVGAYETKQVSAAIRRELLREGQVFFVHNRVEDIESTAARLAELVPEARVATAHGQMGEHRLEQVIDAFWRKEIDVLVCTTIVETGLDVSNANTLIVDRADRMGLSQLHQLRGRVGRGRERAYAYFLYPSDKPLTETSLERLRTIATNTDLGAGMQVAMKDLEIRGSGNLLGGEQSGHIAGVGFDLYVRMVSEAVAAYKKSLAAQGQDGAPGPEEDPDAELRVELPVDATVPEDYIPHERLRLEAYTKFAAARSDAEVDDVVEELIDRYGPLPQATEHLAALARLRALAAGLGVREIVAQGKSVRFAPVDLAESARMRLTRLYPGTTLKPATRTIVVPAPGTARMGGGGLSGQEVLRWAEVLLRAVVAGDAAYETEATAYRRR
- a CDS encoding glycosyltransferase; translation: MSTTAPRPLPPRVVVVIDDLHRPNGIVSCVDLLAGQMRQEGIEIDILCFGPCDPDLAQRHRVITALPGRRYTSAMAGFERSKAVLKPLRHALTALWWPVASARLRRLARHWGPEALVIGAGLDAVRLLDRAGVRPRILVSQVHADVEALTPAQWALVRGASTVSRTITALTPEGARRLQDRGIPAVFLPNPAPEAGGRADVRGSRTVVYLGRLSSGKQIDHLIDAFEQAAPEDWRLRIYGGGPQEGALREHAARARGDIELCGTVDDVGPVLQGAAIHALPSRSEGLSMSILEANMAGVPTLAYDSTPGMRLAMGAGAPLVPQGDRQALAQALSRLMSDDEARAQAGRRAYEHGRSFSAHAVVARWIDLWQELRAQERGHEDRGEPADLPR
- the eno gene encoding phosphopyruvate hydratase, which gives rise to MALIENVHAREILDSRGNPTLEVEILLEDGASARAAVPSGASTGAFEAVELRDGDKGRYLAKGVEKAVANVNDIIAPEIIGYDAADQRGLDKLMIDLDGTPNKGKLGANAILGVSLAAAQASAESAGLDLFQYVGGPGAHVLPVPMMNILNGGSHADSNVDIQEFMIAPIGAPTFREALRWGAEVYHALKAVVKERGLSTGLGDEGGFAPNLDSNREALELIVEAIEKAGYTPGKDIALAMDVASTEFFDEKTKTYSFEGEARDNAWMVDYYEKLITDFPIVSIEDPLSEDEWDDWKALTDKIGDRVQIVGDDFFVTNPERLAKGIEMGAANALLVKVNQIGSLTETLEAVELAHRAGYKSMTSHRSGETEDVTIADLAVATNSGQIKTGAPARGERINKYNQLLRIEEALGEAAVYAGADAFPRFKA